Proteins encoded together in one Desulfuromonas acetexigens window:
- a CDS encoding pilus assembly PilX family protein → MQKIRFSAVCDNQQGMALLLVVCLLAMLSLLGFFALNTTDVELAIAGNRHTRQQAFFAAERAVEYVLADTTLLRAADSGEVVLDPGQTAVVAAETASGIAPEEVCRVRYLSEGPVPPESGSDPTRFALRSYRITAVGAGPAGARARVEAQVGRVVVR, encoded by the coding sequence ATGCAAAAAATACGGTTTTCGGCTGTCTGCGACAACCAGCAGGGCATGGCGCTGCTTTTGGTCGTCTGCCTGCTGGCGATGCTCAGCCTGCTCGGCTTTTTTGCGCTGAACACCACTGATGTGGAACTGGCCATCGCCGGCAACCGCCATACCCGGCAGCAGGCTTTTTTTGCCGCGGAGCGGGCGGTGGAATATGTGCTGGCCGACACGACCCTGCTGCGCGCCGCCGATTCCGGCGAGGTGGTGCTCGACCCGGGGCAGACGGCGGTGGTCGCGGCGGAAACGGCAAGCGGCATCGCTCCGGAAGAGGTTTGCCGGGTGCGTTATCTGAGCGAAGGCCCGGTCCCGCCGGAGAGCGGTAGCGACCCGACCCGTTTCGCTCTGCGCAGCTACCGCATCACCGCCGTCGGCGCCGGTCCGGCCGGAGCCCGGGCGCGGGTGGAGGCGCAGGTGGGGCGGGTGGTGGTTAGGTAG
- a CDS encoding pilus assembly FimT family protein has translation MERKRSRSKRSAGFSLLELLVALALVGILAALGSFGFRQWQQSLQVRSCAREVASLLRLGRSQAVASNREIRVKALPLGETPGGRPVLWLQQGNLSRGSSVWLDRPGQRVEFPARVELGLSQDCRIEAGPGYLSFNPDGSSNALYLCLQERAGTQPARRRYAVGVSHAATGRICVLRWNPATAGFE, from the coding sequence ATGGAACGCAAAAGGTCCAGAAGCAAGCGGTCGGCCGGCTTTTCCCTGCTGGAGCTGCTCGTCGCCCTGGCCCTGGTCGGGATTTTGGCGGCCTTGGGGAGTTTCGGCTTCCGCCAGTGGCAGCAGTCCCTGCAGGTGCGCAGCTGCGCCCGCGAGGTGGCGTCGCTGCTGCGTCTCGGCCGTTCCCAGGCGGTGGCGAGTAATCGCGAGATCCGCGTTAAGGCGCTGCCTCTGGGGGAGACGCCGGGGGGACGCCCGGTGCTCTGGCTGCAACAGGGAAATCTCTCCCGAGGGAGCAGCGTCTGGCTCGACCGTCCCGGGCAGCGGGTCGAATTTCCCGCCCGGGTGGAGCTGGGGCTGTCCCAGGATTGCCGGATCGAAGCCGGTCCCGGCTATCTCTCCTTCAATCCCGACGGATCGAGCAACGCCCTCTATCTGTGCCTGCAGGAACGGGCGGGAACGCAACCGGCGCGGCGGCGCTACGCGGTTGGGGTCAGCCATGCCGCCACCGGCCGGATCTGCGTGCTGCGCTGGAATCCGGCCACCGCCGGCTTCGAGTAG
- a CDS encoding pilus assembly protein has protein sequence MRWIAVVVFLLGMASAGWGADWFVGDTAIYTEPGPASVPAANVLLLIERGVSEELLREALPAALAPWRDRVQVGLMVFGGGAPGGQLLLPVGDLAGEGDWQRFNDLLSFPAAENPEELTSTLAEALLDGIYYFERERPTATAPVAAAEFPASPIAAACQKNIFIVIAPGRDVGAAVAERTEHLSLADGDGDGYVADEVAARAYTGDLAAGWEDRQNLRTHALALAGEDALLRAVAEDGRGLYRNVANAAEIGAGLGEMLANLTAEAASSFTTPSLSSGAGLSTATPSRIYLSSFLPRSQKPWLGNLKKYAVDGEGRIVDKNGAVALCPDARDAGACAGTAAGDFKPGSVSFWSSRADGGIVTAGGAGEVLLSSEGRRLYANLSDQADLTHSANALTVANLSPARFGLSDAEATGRLLAYLHGTDVFDEDGDGMTDESRDWLLGDLLHARPTVVSYRRFPANAEAESDPAQNRTLIFVGGNDGMLHAFRDADGAELWAFIPDVLLPELAGLAGVAHGYFVDGTAVPFIYDRDGDGNIGPGPEQEVDDRDPAGMVDNGADDRVILLFGLRRGGGAYYALDVTIPERPKFLWKFDRETVGGDGRPLFPELGESWSEPRLARVRIGGAVRDVAFIGAGYDVAEDGRFGAVADYPQPSCPAVGAGPTTSEGHIGADQAIASGRGVYAFALATRDAQGVPLIASAPERVWGWTARDEARLDRPFPGEITVLDGDEDGFADRLYAVDLGGRLWRFTLGTDDPANWSGTLVFAPDPAAGLKAFSGLSLARSADRWLIAYGSGDRAHPLNTAVTDRFYLIRDQGLSDAAPITESALVDVTGDALQLEDSDEGARGELLAALLSEDCPGWMISLERLDQAGRPGGEKVLSAPLIFNRVVYFTTYMPDAPEALPPLPCVVGNPGRARLYAVDWRTGEAVLNFHPENDGEGADAANPRALGPRREVLRRADRGVALGAGLPSGIVTLLDGGEAELLVGAGGGLHRRSAPSGGLIFPLYWRQW, from the coding sequence ATGAGGTGGATTGCGGTGGTGGTGTTTTTGCTGGGGATGGCCTCGGCGGGGTGGGGGGCGGATTGGTTTGTGGGGGATACCGCCATCTATACCGAGCCGGGACCGGCTTCGGTGCCGGCGGCAAATGTGTTGTTGCTGATCGAGCGGGGCGTTTCCGAGGAACTGTTGCGGGAGGCGCTGCCTGCGGCCCTGGCCCCCTGGCGCGACCGGGTGCAGGTCGGGCTGATGGTCTTCGGTGGCGGCGCGCCTGGTGGGCAGCTGCTCTTGCCGGTGGGGGATCTGGCCGGGGAGGGTGATTGGCAGCGCTTCAACGATCTTTTATCCTTTCCGGCGGCGGAAAACCCCGAAGAATTAACTTCGACCCTGGCCGAGGCGTTGCTCGACGGGATCTATTATTTCGAACGGGAGCGCCCGACGGCGACGGCGCCGGTAGCGGCTGCCGAATTTCCCGCGTCCCCCATCGCCGCCGCCTGCCAGAAAAACATCTTCATCGTCATCGCTCCGGGGCGGGACGTCGGAGCGGCGGTGGCGGAACGCACCGAGCATCTTTCCCTGGCCGATGGCGACGGCGACGGCTATGTCGCCGATGAGGTCGCCGCTCGTGCCTACACCGGGGATCTCGCCGCCGGCTGGGAAGACCGCCAGAATCTTCGCACCCACGCCCTGGCCCTGGCGGGGGAAGATGCGCTGCTGCGCGCCGTCGCCGAAGATGGGCGGGGGCTCTACCGGAACGTCGCCAATGCCGCCGAAATCGGCGCGGGCCTGGGGGAAATGCTGGCCAATCTGACGGCGGAGGCGGCTTCCTCCTTTACCACGCCGAGCCTTTCTTCCGGCGCGGGCCTGTCGACCGCCACCCCCTCCCGCATCTACTTGAGCTCTTTCCTACCCCGCAGCCAGAAGCCTTGGCTCGGCAATCTGAAAAAATACGCCGTCGACGGCGAGGGGCGTATCGTCGATAAAAACGGCGCCGTCGCCCTCTGCCCCGATGCCCGGGATGCCGGCGCTTGCGCCGGGACGGCGGCGGGGGATTTCAAGCCGGGCTCGGTCTCTTTCTGGAGTTCTCGCGCCGACGGCGGCATCGTCACGGCCGGCGGCGCCGGGGAGGTGCTGCTCTCTAGCGAGGGGCGGCGGCTTTACGCGAATCTGAGCGATCAGGCCGATCTCACCCACAGCGCCAACGCCCTCACGGTGGCCAACCTGAGCCCGGCTCGGTTCGGCCTGAGCGATGCCGAGGCGACCGGACGCCTGCTCGCCTATCTCCACGGCACCGACGTCTTTGACGAGGACGGCGACGGCATGACGGACGAATCCCGGGATTGGCTTCTCGGCGATCTTCTCCATGCCCGGCCGACGGTGGTCTCCTATCGGCGCTTTCCCGCAAACGCCGAAGCCGAGAGCGACCCGGCGCAAAATCGCACATTGATCTTCGTCGGCGGCAACGACGGCATGCTCCACGCCTTCCGCGACGCCGACGGCGCCGAACTCTGGGCCTTTATCCCCGATGTGCTGCTGCCCGAGCTCGCCGGACTGGCCGGTGTCGCGCACGGCTATTTTGTTGACGGCACGGCGGTTCCTTTCATCTATGACCGGGACGGCGACGGCAACATCGGTCCCGGCCCCGAGCAGGAGGTCGATGATCGCGACCCGGCGGGAATGGTCGATAACGGTGCCGATGATCGGGTGATTCTCCTCTTCGGTCTGCGTCGGGGAGGCGGGGCCTATTACGCCCTCGATGTGACAATACCGGAACGACCGAAATTTCTCTGGAAGTTCGATCGGGAAACGGTCGGCGGTGACGGCCGGCCACTCTTTCCCGAGCTGGGGGAGAGCTGGAGCGAACCGCGTCTGGCCCGGGTCCGTATTGGCGGCGCGGTGCGGGACGTTGCCTTTATTGGCGCTGGTTACGATGTCGCCGAGGATGGTCGTTTCGGGGCTGTCGCCGACTATCCCCAGCCCAGCTGCCCGGCGGTCGGCGCCGGGCCGACGACGAGCGAAGGCCATATCGGCGCGGATCAGGCAATTGCCTCCGGGCGCGGGGTCTACGCCTTCGCCCTGGCGACCCGCGATGCCCAGGGCGTGCCGCTGATCGCAAGCGCGCCGGAGCGGGTTTGGGGTTGGACGGCGCGGGACGAAGCCCGCCTTGACCGGCCGTTTCCCGGGGAGATCACCGTCCTCGACGGCGACGAGGACGGTTTCGCCGACCGCCTCTATGCCGTCGACCTGGGGGGACGGTTGTGGCGCTTTACGTTGGGGACAGACGATCCGGCGAACTGGTCGGGGACGCTGGTCTTCGCGCCCGATCCGGCGGCCGGACTCAAGGCGTTCTCCGGCCTCTCCCTGGCCCGTTCCGCTGACCGCTGGCTTATCGCCTACGGCAGCGGCGATCGCGCCCATCCCCTGAATACGGCGGTGACCGACCGCTTCTATCTCATTCGCGATCAGGGATTGAGCGATGCGGCGCCGATTACCGAAAGTGCCCTGGTCGATGTGACTGGCGATGCCCTGCAGTTGGAAGACAGCGACGAAGGTGCCCGCGGCGAACTGCTGGCGGCCCTGCTTTCCGAGGATTGTCCCGGCTGGATGATCTCTCTGGAGCGGCTCGATCAGGCCGGTCGCCCAGGGGGGGAGAAGGTCTTGAGCGCGCCTTTGATCTTCAACCGGGTCGTCTATTTCACCACCTATATGCCCGACGCCCCCGAGGCGCTGCCGCCGCTCCCCTGTGTCGTCGGCAATCCGGGGAGGGCGCGGCTCTATGCCGTCGACTGGCGCACCGGCGAAGCGGTCCTCAATTTTCATCCCGAGAACGACGGGGAAGGGGCGGATGCCGCCAATCCCCGCGCCCTCGGTCCCCGGCGCGAGGTGTTGCGCCGCGCCGATCGGGGGGTGGCCCTGGGCGCCGGGCTGCCGAGTGGAATCGTTACCCTGCTGGACGGGGGCGAGGCCGAGCTGCTGGTCGGTGCCGGGGGAGGGCTACACCGCCGGTCGGCGCCTTCCGGCGGGCTGATCTTTCCCCTGTACTGGCGCCAGTGGTGA